From a single Micromonospora pallida genomic region:
- a CDS encoding ABC transporter substrate-binding protein, whose translation MRLKRAAAAGGALALLAVMGACSENKGTGPSVDEDRVQSGSIATDPKESMGPAPEVPGAAKGGTFRVIREVKISHLDPQRVYSFAGLMNAQLYSRFLTTFKDDGSGKVTLVGDLATTPGKDVNSDCKVWEFTIKDGVKFEDGSPITSKEIAYGIARSFDPDLTGGPTYLQEWLADTPQYDTKWDFKANKTSLPPGLTTPDAKTLRFEFAKPHCDLPFAASLPYTAPLKADKDTGVNLDNQPFSSGPYKITKNTSGVELVMERNEHWDANTDPVRHAYPDRIVWNFGPDPEAGANRVIADNGDDQTALGWNGVPSALVARVAGDAALKPRSVQGPTPSLWRLTINTSRVTDLAVRQALNYAIDRDGFIKAYGGEASARAVTSLLPPSTIGYQKHDVYPAGPSGNVDKAKELLAGKTPELVLGISDDSTELATQLKGNLEKAGFKITVKTIPTDAKLDEVGKKGNPWDIWIDQWAADWPSGAAILPVLFDGRSIKAESNSNTSYVNNDAINAEFDRVLAMPVAEQGAEWAKLDERIMKELAPAVPLFVENGYYLHGSKVGGIFISSIFGYPSMVNVHVKQ comes from the coding sequence ATGCGCCTGAAGAGGGCAGCCGCCGCTGGCGGAGCGCTCGCACTGCTCGCGGTCATGGGCGCGTGCAGCGAGAACAAGGGCACCGGACCCTCGGTCGACGAGGACCGGGTGCAGAGTGGCTCGATCGCCACCGACCCGAAGGAGTCGATGGGCCCGGCGCCCGAGGTGCCGGGCGCGGCGAAGGGCGGGACCTTCCGGGTGATCCGGGAGGTCAAGATCTCGCACCTGGACCCGCAGCGGGTCTACTCGTTCGCCGGGCTGATGAACGCGCAGCTCTACAGCCGCTTCCTGACCACGTTCAAGGACGACGGCTCGGGCAAGGTCACCCTGGTCGGCGACCTGGCAACCACCCCCGGCAAGGACGTGAACTCCGACTGCAAGGTGTGGGAGTTCACGATCAAGGACGGGGTGAAGTTCGAGGACGGCAGCCCGATCACCTCGAAGGAGATCGCGTACGGCATCGCCCGTTCCTTCGACCCCGACCTGACCGGCGGCCCGACGTACCTGCAGGAGTGGCTCGCCGACACCCCGCAGTACGACACCAAGTGGGACTTCAAGGCCAACAAGACCTCCCTGCCGCCCGGCCTGACCACCCCGGACGCGAAGACGCTGCGCTTCGAGTTCGCCAAGCCGCACTGCGACCTGCCGTTCGCCGCCTCGCTGCCGTACACCGCGCCGCTCAAGGCGGACAAGGACACCGGGGTCAACCTGGACAACCAGCCCTTCTCCTCGGGCCCGTACAAGATCACCAAGAACACCTCCGGTGTCGAGCTGGTGATGGAGCGCAACGAGCACTGGGACGCGAACACCGACCCGGTGCGGCACGCGTACCCGGACCGGATCGTCTGGAACTTCGGCCCGGACCCGGAGGCGGGCGCCAACCGGGTGATCGCCGACAACGGCGACGACCAGACCGCGCTGGGCTGGAACGGTGTCCCCTCCGCGTTGGTCGCCCGGGTCGCCGGGGACGCCGCGCTGAAGCCGCGCAGCGTGCAGGGGCCGACCCCGAGCCTCTGGCGACTGACCATCAACACCAGCCGGGTCACCGACCTGGCCGTCCGGCAGGCCCTCAACTACGCCATCGACCGGGACGGCTTCATCAAGGCGTACGGCGGTGAGGCCTCCGCCCGCGCGGTGACCAGCCTGCTGCCGCCGTCGACGATCGGTTACCAGAAGCACGACGTCTACCCGGCCGGGCCGAGCGGCAACGTGGACAAGGCCAAGGAACTGCTCGCCGGCAAGACCCCGGAACTGGTGCTCGGCATCAGCGACGACTCCACCGAACTGGCCACCCAGCTCAAGGGCAACCTGGAGAAGGCCGGCTTCAAGATCACGGTGAAGACCATCCCGACCGACGCCAAGCTCGACGAGGTCGGCAAGAAGGGCAACCCCTGGGACATCTGGATCGACCAGTGGGCGGCGGACTGGCCCAGCGGCGCGGCGATCCTGCCGGTGCTCTTCGACGGCCGCAGCATCAAGGCCGAGAGCAACAGCAACACGTCGTACGTCAACAACGACGCGATCAACGCCGAGTTCGACCGGGTGCTCGCGATGCCCGTCGCCGAGCAGGGCGCGGAGTGGGCCAAGCTCGACGAGCGGATCATGAAGGAACTGGCCCCGGCCGTGCCGCTGTTCGTGGAGAACGGCTACTACCTGCACGGATCCAAGGTCGGCGGAATCTTCATCTCCAGCATCTTCGGTTACCCGTCCATGGTGAACGTGCACGTGAAGCAGTGA
- a CDS encoding S9 family peptidase codes for MDYPELAARTRRFSHGAPRAVTVADDGSRVVFLRSGGPQDPADALWLLDVATGDERLVADPAILLGDGGQAGELPAAERALRERLRLSAGGIGSYATDPAARVAVFTLAGRLFRADLVHGDVVEVATAGPAIDPRPDPTGQRLAYVTDAGAATRRGELRILGPDGSDTMLAGEDSGVTWGLAEHIAAEEFHRFRGYWWAPDGRSVLAARVDESRLPRWYLHDPADPTSPPSSVAYPVAGGLNAEVSLHLLDLDGGWVDVHWDRETYPYLASVDWVDGGPLITVLRRSQQHGLVLAVDPRTGETQVHAELADPRWVDPIPGTPAHLPDGRVLVGGELAHDGYDARCLFADGTLLTPPSLYVRRVVGRLAAGGGPADLLVEASDGEPSQRHLFRVRTVIGGGVDARRLTQDDGWHTAAVGGDVLVVGYASLDHAGVRWTVRRGDEEVATLRSYAATPPYAPRPALERVTDRQLPAAVLYPASHVAGRRLPVLLDVYGGPGHQEVVTARAAWLERQWWADAGFAVVTVDNRGTPGVAPSFEKVIHRRVADVVLADQLDALTALAGKHPDLDLGRVAVRGWSFGGWLAALAVLRHPERFRCGIAGAPVSDWALYDTAYAERYLGQPDEATDVYSHHNLVELAAERPVRADDVRPLLLVHGLADDNVVAAHTLRLSAALLATGRPHAVLPLTGATHMAAGGTAEQLLRLELDFLRTHL; via the coding sequence GTGGACTATCCGGAGCTGGCCGCTCGTACCCGCCGGTTCAGCCACGGGGCGCCGCGCGCCGTGACCGTGGCCGACGACGGATCGCGGGTGGTCTTCCTGCGCTCGGGCGGTCCGCAGGACCCGGCCGACGCGCTCTGGCTGCTCGACGTCGCCACCGGTGACGAGCGTCTGGTGGCCGACCCGGCCATACTGCTCGGCGACGGCGGGCAGGCCGGTGAGCTGCCGGCGGCGGAGCGGGCGCTGCGCGAACGGCTGCGGCTCAGCGCCGGGGGCATCGGCTCGTACGCGACCGACCCGGCCGCCCGGGTGGCCGTCTTCACCCTCGCCGGCCGGCTGTTCCGGGCCGACCTGGTGCACGGCGACGTGGTCGAGGTGGCCACCGCCGGGCCGGCGATCGACCCGCGACCGGACCCGACCGGGCAGCGGCTGGCGTACGTGACCGACGCCGGGGCCGCCACGCGCCGGGGCGAGCTACGGATCCTCGGGCCGGACGGGTCGGACACCATGCTGGCCGGCGAGGACTCCGGGGTGACCTGGGGACTGGCCGAACACATCGCCGCCGAGGAGTTCCACCGGTTCCGGGGCTACTGGTGGGCCCCGGACGGCCGGTCGGTCCTGGCCGCCCGGGTCGACGAGTCCCGGCTGCCCCGCTGGTACCTGCACGATCCGGCCGACCCGACGAGCCCGCCGAGCAGCGTCGCGTACCCGGTGGCGGGGGGTCTGAACGCGGAGGTGAGCCTGCACCTGCTCGACCTCGACGGCGGCTGGGTGGACGTGCACTGGGACCGGGAGACCTACCCGTACCTGGCCTCCGTCGACTGGGTCGACGGCGGACCGTTGATCACCGTGTTGCGGCGGTCGCAGCAGCACGGCCTGGTGCTGGCGGTGGACCCGCGTACCGGGGAGACCCAGGTGCACGCCGAGCTGGCCGACCCGCGCTGGGTGGACCCGATTCCGGGCACCCCGGCACACCTGCCGGACGGCCGGGTGCTGGTCGGTGGCGAACTGGCCCACGACGGGTACGACGCCCGCTGTCTCTTCGCCGACGGCACCCTGCTCACCCCGCCCTCCCTCTACGTACGCCGGGTGGTGGGCCGGCTCGCGGCCGGCGGCGGCCCGGCCGACCTGCTGGTGGAGGCAAGCGACGGGGAGCCGAGCCAGCGGCACCTGTTCCGGGTCCGCACGGTGATCGGCGGCGGGGTGGACGCCCGTCGGCTGACCCAGGACGACGGCTGGCACACCGCCGCCGTCGGCGGGGACGTGCTGGTGGTCGGGTACGCCTCACTGGACCACGCCGGGGTGCGCTGGACGGTGCGCCGGGGCGACGAGGAGGTCGCCACGCTGCGTTCGTACGCGGCCACCCCGCCATACGCGCCCCGGCCGGCGCTGGAACGGGTGACCGACCGGCAGTTGCCCGCCGCTGTGCTCTATCCGGCCAGCCACGTCGCCGGCCGGCGGCTGCCGGTGCTGCTGGACGTCTACGGCGGCCCGGGGCACCAGGAGGTGGTGACCGCGCGGGCGGCCTGGCTGGAACGGCAGTGGTGGGCCGACGCGGGCTTCGCGGTGGTAACCGTCGACAACCGGGGTACGCCGGGCGTCGCGCCCTCGTTCGAGAAGGTGATCCACCGGCGGGTGGCCGACGTGGTCCTCGCCGACCAGCTCGACGCGCTGACCGCGCTGGCCGGCAAGCACCCCGATCTCGACCTGGGGCGGGTCGCGGTGCGCGGCTGGTCGTTCGGGGGGTGGCTGGCGGCGCTGGCGGTGCTGCGCCACCCGGAGCGGTTCCGCTGCGGGATCGCCGGGGCGCCGGTGTCGGACTGGGCGCTGTACGACACCGCGTACGCCGAGCGGTACCTGGGCCAGCCGGACGAGGCCACGGACGTCTACAGCCACCACAACCTGGTCGAGCTGGCCGCCGAGCGGCCGGTCCGCGCGGACGACGTGCGTCCGTTGCTGCTGGTGCACGGGTTGGCCGACGACAACGTGGTGGCCGCGCACACGCTGCGCCTGTCGGCGGCGCTGCTGGCCACCGGGCGCCCGCACGCGGTGCTGCCGTTGACCGGGGCGACCCACATGGCGGCGGGCGGTACGGCCGAGCAGCTGCTCCGGCTGGAGCTGGACTTCCTCCGTACCCACCTGTGA
- the mshB gene encoding N-acetyl-1-D-myo-inositol-2-amino-2-deoxy-alpha-D-glucopyranoside deacetylase gives MTGVTTLPDRRLLLVHAHPDDESIGTGSTMAHYAATGAHVTLVTCTLGEEGEIHVPELAGLAAAEADQLGGYRIAELAAACAALGVTDHRFLGGAGRYRDSGMMGLSTNENPRAFWQADLDEAAGHLLTVIREVRPQVLVTYDENGFYGHPDHIQAHRVAMRAVELARAEGIAPAKVYWTAMPRSVLEAGLSHFADSSDNPFADVTDLAELPFGTPDEQIAARIDATDQHVAKEAAMRAHATQIPDTSWLYSIAGNFGSEFMGVEYFFLAVGEKGPGGGPYGWEDDLFAGLDTARAVDVSAASAGLR, from the coding sequence GTGACCGGCGTGACGACGCTGCCCGACCGCCGGCTTCTGCTGGTCCACGCCCACCCCGACGACGAGTCGATCGGCACCGGGTCGACGATGGCGCACTACGCCGCGACCGGTGCCCACGTCACGCTGGTGACCTGCACCCTCGGCGAGGAGGGCGAGATCCACGTACCGGAGTTGGCCGGGCTCGCCGCCGCCGAGGCCGACCAGCTCGGCGGGTACCGCATCGCGGAACTGGCCGCCGCCTGCGCGGCGCTCGGCGTCACCGATCACCGTTTCCTCGGCGGCGCGGGCCGCTACCGCGACTCCGGCATGATGGGCCTGTCCACCAACGAGAACCCCCGGGCCTTCTGGCAGGCCGACCTGGACGAGGCCGCCGGGCACCTGCTGACGGTCATCCGCGAGGTCCGCCCGCAGGTCCTGGTCACGTACGACGAGAACGGCTTCTACGGCCACCCCGACCACATCCAGGCGCACCGGGTGGCGATGCGTGCCGTCGAACTGGCCCGGGCCGAGGGCATCGCTCCCGCCAAGGTCTACTGGACGGCGATGCCGCGCAGCGTGCTGGAGGCCGGCCTGAGCCACTTCGCCGACTCCTCGGACAACCCGTTCGCCGATGTCACCGACCTCGCCGAGCTGCCCTTCGGTACGCCGGACGAGCAGATCGCCGCGCGGATCGACGCCACCGACCAGCACGTCGCCAAGGAGGCGGCGATGCGGGCGCACGCCACGCAGATCCCGGACACCTCCTGGCTGTACTCCATCGCCGGCAACTTCGGCAGCGAGTTCATGGGCGTGGAGTACTTCTTCCTCGCGGTCGGCGAGAAGGGGCCCGGCGGCGGCCCGTACGGCTGGGAGGACGACCTCTTCGCCGGGCTGGACACGGCGCGCGCCGTGGACGTTTCCGCCGCGTCGGCCGGTCTCCGGTGA
- a CDS encoding GNAT family N-acetyltransferase — MLRQQDVGHRIVVRRIVGIREGRPLFSDALGELVELNETHITLATDQGRVEVPRNEVHRAKRVPPARRPTAGAVIALELAADEAWPAPVRGRLGDWLLRSAAGWTGRANTALPIGDPDRPLSAAVDAVERWYADQGQPAMVNTPLPLAAPVGAELDARGWGTRPPTLVQTVAISRLRTELPAPAPGQADLPTPEPGRNGSAPDPAGVELATAPSAEWLAIAAGRKGGLPDAARHVLTAVDQLRFAHLYVDGTLVAVGRGTVTGQGRWLGLSLVEVLPGFRGRGLARQVIRALADWAADSGATDAFLQVEQRNTPAVTLYRSLGFTTHHTYLTRVAPPEG, encoded by the coding sequence GTGCTCCGACAGCAGGATGTGGGACACCGGATCGTGGTCCGTCGGATTGTGGGGATTCGTGAGGGCAGACCACTCTTCTCCGACGCGCTGGGGGAATTGGTCGAGCTAAATGAGACCCACATCACTCTCGCCACCGACCAGGGTCGGGTGGAGGTACCCCGGAACGAGGTGCACCGGGCCAAGCGGGTGCCGCCGGCCCGCCGGCCCACCGCCGGCGCGGTGATCGCCCTCGAACTCGCCGCCGACGAGGCCTGGCCCGCCCCGGTACGCGGACGCCTCGGTGACTGGCTGCTGCGCAGCGCCGCCGGCTGGACCGGACGCGCGAACACGGCGCTGCCGATCGGCGACCCCGACCGGCCGCTGTCCGCCGCCGTCGACGCCGTCGAACGCTGGTACGCCGACCAGGGGCAACCGGCGATGGTCAACACTCCGCTGCCACTCGCCGCGCCGGTCGGCGCCGAGTTGGACGCGCGGGGTTGGGGCACCCGGCCGCCCACGCTGGTGCAGACCGTGGCGATCAGCCGGCTGCGTACCGAGCTACCAGCGCCCGCACCGGGCCAAGCCGACCTTCCGACACCCGAGCCGGGCAGGAACGGCTCAGCGCCCGACCCGGCTGGGGTCGAGCTGGCGACCGCGCCGTCGGCGGAGTGGCTCGCCATCGCCGCCGGCCGCAAGGGCGGTCTCCCCGACGCCGCACGCCACGTACTCACCGCCGTGGACCAGCTCCGATTCGCCCACCTGTACGTCGACGGCACGCTGGTCGCGGTGGGGCGGGGGACGGTCACCGGGCAGGGCCGCTGGCTGGGGCTCAGCCTGGTCGAGGTGCTGCCCGGGTTCCGTGGCCGGGGGCTGGCCCGGCAGGTGATCCGGGCGCTCGCCGACTGGGCCGCCGACTCCGGCGCCACGGACGCCTTCCTCCAGGTCGAGCAGCGCAACACCCCGGCCGTCACCCTCTACCGGAGCCTCGGCTTCACCACCCACCACACGTACCTGACCCGGGTCGCCCCGCCTGAGGGTTGA
- the fdxA gene encoding ferredoxin — protein sequence MTYIIAEPCVDVLDKACIEECPVDCIYEGNRMLYIHPDECVDCGACEPVCPVEAIFYEDDVPENWKDYTPANYEFFEDLGSPGGASKIGKIEKDATFVAAQPPRGEGH from the coding sequence GTGACCTACATCATCGCCGAGCCGTGCGTGGATGTACTCGACAAGGCCTGCATCGAGGAGTGCCCGGTCGACTGCATCTACGAGGGCAACCGGATGCTCTACATCCACCCCGACGAGTGCGTCGACTGCGGTGCCTGTGAGCCGGTATGTCCGGTCGAGGCGATCTTCTACGAGGACGACGTCCCGGAGAACTGGAAGGACTACACCCCGGCGAACTACGAGTTCTTCGAGGACCTCGGCTCCCCGGGCGGCGCCTCGAAGATCGGCAAGATCGAGAAGGACGCCACCTTCGTCGCCGCCCAGCCGCCGCGCGGAGAGGGCCACTGA
- the dapC gene encoding succinyldiaminopimelate transaminase — protein MNRPAPVSSRLPDFTWDTLDAAAALAAAHPDGLINLSIGTPVDPVPEVVRRALAEASNAPGYPLTAGTPALREAISTWVRRTCGTADDGFGVLPTIGSKELVAWLPTLLGIGPGDVVVVPSVCYPTYSDGVRLVGATEARTDSLTAVGPTSRVRLVWVNSPANPTGRVLPAAHLRKVVEWARERGAVVASDECYLPLGWSADAEPVSVLSPEVCGGSYEGVLAVHSLSKRSNLAGYRAGLVAGDPTLVAELLKIRKHAGMIVPAPVQAAMVAALTDDRHADEQRERYRARREALLAAFTGAGFTVEHSEAGLYLWLSRGGEECWQTVDWLARRGILAAAGALYGPGGSHHVRIAFTATDEQVAAVPARLAER, from the coding sequence CTGAACCGGCCCGCGCCGGTCTCGTCGCGGCTGCCCGACTTCACCTGGGACACCCTGGACGCCGCGGCCGCCCTGGCCGCGGCGCACCCGGACGGGCTGATCAACCTCTCCATCGGCACCCCGGTCGACCCGGTGCCCGAGGTGGTCCGGCGGGCGCTGGCGGAGGCGTCGAACGCGCCCGGGTATCCGCTGACCGCTGGCACCCCGGCGCTACGGGAGGCCATCTCGACCTGGGTGCGGCGCACCTGCGGGACGGCCGACGACGGGTTCGGCGTGCTGCCGACGATCGGCTCCAAGGAGTTGGTCGCCTGGCTGCCGACCCTGCTCGGCATCGGCCCGGGTGACGTGGTCGTGGTGCCGTCGGTCTGCTACCCGACGTACTCGGACGGGGTGCGGCTGGTCGGGGCCACCGAGGCGCGGACGGACTCGCTGACCGCGGTCGGGCCGACCTCGCGGGTACGCCTGGTCTGGGTGAACTCGCCGGCCAACCCGACCGGCAGGGTGCTGCCCGCCGCCCACCTGCGCAAGGTGGTCGAGTGGGCGCGTGAGCGCGGCGCGGTGGTGGCCAGTGACGAGTGCTACCTGCCGCTGGGCTGGTCCGCCGACGCCGAGCCGGTGTCGGTGCTCTCGCCCGAGGTCTGTGGCGGCTCGTACGAGGGCGTCCTCGCGGTGCACTCGCTGTCCAAGCGCTCCAACCTCGCCGGGTACCGCGCCGGGCTGGTCGCCGGCGACCCGACCCTGGTGGCCGAGCTGCTCAAGATCCGTAAGCACGCCGGCATGATCGTGCCGGCACCGGTGCAGGCGGCGATGGTGGCCGCGCTGACCGACGACCGGCACGCCGACGAGCAGCGGGAACGCTACCGCGCCCGGCGGGAGGCGCTGCTCGCCGCGTTCACCGGCGCCGGGTTCACCGTCGAGCACTCCGAGGCGGGGCTCTACCTCTGGCTCAGCCGGGGCGGCGAGGAGTGCTGGCAGACCGTCGACTGGCTGGCCCGCCGGGGCATCCTGGCCGCCGCGGGTGCGCTCTACGGGCCCGGTGGCAGCCACCACGTCCGGATCGCGTTCACCGCCACCGACGAGCAGGTCGCCGCCGTTCCCGCCCGGCTCGCCGAACGCTGA
- a CDS encoding M48 family metallopeptidase, translating to MAATYRALASVLMLIGFYVVALLQLAAVIAFGVWLHDVANGIVTAKLVVPLLIALGAVVVALWRALRATSEPDPGLIVGDREAPALWATVRGLADAVGTRAPDEIRIVPQVNAAVSEQTRLLGLLAGRRTLYVGLPLLQTMRTDQLRAVLAHELGHYSGQHTRLGEVAYRGRLAIIGTVNRIGGRNPVGLVFKAYARLYLRVDNAASRRQELEADRSAVLLAGPEAATSALRALPGLDAAWHFYMQRYVEPGWQADLTPEDLFGGFAEFAAAREEELAALREATPEEETSPWDTHPPIGVRIAAMGTVPADTVAPDPRPAAHLLADIAAAGRQLQQIVVRTDGRQQLPWPEFTAAMVAAMVQRRADTVYRAAGRFTGTPEPALSTILGLVRDNRLGEFAEGFFRDAPREDAALRFADPMEVLFENAAVRSGVARWEHSWTGPARLVGPAGEPLDLAEAAKLAVSAQTLDEALARLDRFGIDPERASVVQRRVDTRDAGLVGAIANVKIDGVQHDLLILDRGLVLVADPGRAGAGEKRLRALVGSTPVAQLVADHTFLPYEEIASATVRKRIPLRAELTLSDGRTLNLHELYGSELLEKHSRDNLLIVLDRFAD from the coding sequence ATGGCAGCGACGTACCGGGCTCTCGCCTCGGTGCTCATGTTGATTGGCTTCTACGTCGTCGCACTGCTCCAACTCGCCGCCGTCATCGCGTTCGGCGTCTGGTTGCACGACGTCGCCAACGGGATCGTGACGGCGAAACTGGTCGTGCCGCTGCTGATCGCGCTCGGCGCGGTCGTGGTGGCCCTCTGGCGGGCCCTGCGCGCCACGTCCGAACCCGATCCGGGGCTGATCGTCGGCGACCGGGAGGCGCCCGCGCTCTGGGCCACCGTCCGCGGGCTGGCCGACGCGGTCGGCACCCGCGCGCCGGACGAGATCCGGATCGTGCCGCAGGTGAACGCCGCGGTCAGTGAGCAGACCCGTCTGCTCGGCCTGCTCGCCGGGCGACGGACCCTCTACGTCGGGCTGCCGCTGCTCCAGACCATGCGGACGGACCAGCTCCGCGCGGTGCTGGCGCACGAGCTGGGCCACTACTCCGGGCAGCACACCCGGCTCGGCGAGGTCGCGTACCGGGGTCGACTGGCCATCATCGGCACGGTCAACCGGATCGGTGGGCGCAACCCCGTCGGCCTGGTCTTCAAGGCGTACGCCCGGCTGTACCTGCGGGTGGACAACGCGGCGTCCCGACGCCAGGAGCTCGAGGCGGACCGCTCGGCGGTGCTGCTCGCCGGCCCGGAGGCCGCCACCTCCGCGCTGCGCGCACTGCCCGGGCTGGATGCCGCGTGGCACTTCTACATGCAGCGGTACGTCGAGCCGGGCTGGCAGGCCGACCTGACCCCGGAGGACCTGTTCGGTGGGTTCGCCGAGTTCGCCGCCGCCCGGGAGGAGGAACTGGCCGCGCTCCGCGAGGCCACCCCGGAGGAGGAGACGTCGCCGTGGGACACCCACCCGCCGATCGGCGTCCGGATCGCCGCCATGGGCACCGTACCGGCGGACACGGTCGCTCCGGACCCGCGCCCGGCCGCCCACCTCCTCGCCGACATCGCTGCGGCGGGACGCCAGCTCCAGCAGATCGTGGTTCGCACGGACGGGCGGCAGCAGCTGCCCTGGCCGGAGTTCACCGCCGCGATGGTGGCCGCCATGGTGCAGCGGCGGGCCGACACGGTCTACCGGGCTGCCGGACGGTTCACCGGCACGCCGGAGCCGGCGCTGTCGACGATCCTGGGCCTGGTGCGGGACAACCGGCTCGGCGAGTTCGCCGAGGGTTTCTTCCGGGACGCCCCCCGCGAGGATGCGGCGCTGCGCTTCGCCGACCCGATGGAGGTCCTGTTCGAGAACGCGGCGGTCCGCTCCGGCGTGGCCCGGTGGGAGCACTCCTGGACCGGGCCGGCGCGGCTGGTGGGTCCGGCCGGCGAACCGCTGGACCTGGCCGAGGCGGCGAAGCTCGCCGTCTCCGCGCAGACCCTCGACGAGGCGCTCGCCCGCCTCGACCGGTTCGGCATCGACCCGGAGCGGGCGTCGGTGGTGCAACGACGGGTCGACACCCGGGACGCCGGCCTGGTCGGCGCGATCGCCAACGTCAAGATCGACGGGGTGCAGCATGACCTGCTGATCCTCGACCGGGGCCTGGTGCTGGTCGCCGATCCGGGACGGGCCGGCGCGGGAGAGAAGCGACTGCGGGCGCTGGTCGGCTCCACCCCGGTGGCCCAGCTCGTCGCCGACCACACCTTCCTGCCGTACGAGGAGATCGCCTCGGCCACGGTCCGGAAGCGGATCCCGCTACGGGCCGAGCTGACCCTCAGCGACGGTCGGACGCTCAACCTGCACGAGCTGTACGGCAGCGAGCTGCTGGAGAAGCACAGCCGGGACAACCTGCTGATCGTCCTGGACAGGTTCGCGGACTGA
- a CDS encoding prephenate dehydrogenase, with protein MVASPDTRPRVAVVGTGLIGGSILLGLHRAGLDVTGWDPDPATRQAVRDTGVACPDELTVAVDGRAVVFLCGPLPTLPETLRTVAGAVGADCVLTDVGSAKGEVAEFAAAYGLTDRFVPGHPMAGTDRAGIGAAVPDLFDGAAWVLCPAPDGLPAFHRLATLLVSVFGARVVPMAPDEHDAVVALASHVPHLLAGALAGAAGRSPLRDAVLALAAGSFRDGTRVAGTPAERTANMLLGNREHVLRELATVRSVLDELAAALAAADAEALTAGHRAARATRTALFDRPFLASGHDFPTTPGTGREGVTAGADRERAAASPTADARPGDDGAAGELRFLLTLGAAGGYLSDCQVTGSTVRYTAHTPAGATARD; from the coding sequence ATGGTGGCAAGCCCCGACACGCGGCCCCGGGTCGCGGTGGTCGGTACCGGTCTGATCGGTGGTTCGATCCTGCTCGGGCTGCACCGGGCCGGTCTCGACGTCACCGGCTGGGACCCGGACCCGGCGACCCGCCAGGCGGTCCGGGACACCGGTGTGGCCTGCCCCGACGAGCTGACCGTGGCGGTGGACGGCCGGGCGGTGGTGTTCCTCTGCGGCCCGCTGCCGACCCTGCCGGAGACGTTGCGCACCGTCGCCGGAGCGGTCGGCGCGGACTGCGTCCTCACCGACGTGGGGAGCGCCAAGGGCGAGGTGGCGGAGTTCGCCGCCGCGTACGGGCTGACCGACCGGTTCGTGCCGGGGCACCCGATGGCCGGCACCGACCGGGCCGGCATCGGTGCGGCCGTGCCGGACCTCTTCGACGGCGCGGCCTGGGTGCTCTGCCCGGCCCCGGACGGGCTGCCGGCGTTCCACCGGCTCGCCACGCTGCTGGTGTCGGTCTTCGGGGCGCGGGTGGTGCCGATGGCGCCCGACGAGCACGACGCGGTGGTGGCGCTCGCCTCACACGTGCCGCACCTGCTGGCCGGGGCGCTGGCCGGGGCGGCCGGCCGGTCTCCGCTGCGGGACGCCGTGCTGGCCCTGGCGGCCGGCAGCTTCCGGGACGGCACCCGGGTGGCCGGCACCCCCGCCGAGCGGACGGCGAACATGCTGCTCGGCAACCGGGAGCACGTGCTGCGGGAGCTGGCCACCGTGCGGTCCGTCCTGGACGAGCTGGCCGCCGCGCTCGCCGCCGCCGACGCCGAGGCGCTCACCGCCGGGCACCGGGCGGCCCGGGCCACCCGGACGGCCCTGTTCGACCGCCCGTTCCTCGCCTCCGGACACGACTTCCCGACCACCCCCGGCACCGGCCGGGAAGGGGTCACCGCCGGAGCCGACCGGGAGCGGGCCGCCGCCTCGCCTACGGCGGACGCCCGGCCGGGTGACGACGGAGCAGCCGGGGAGCTGCGGTTCCTGCTCACTCTCGGGGCCGCCGGGGGTTACCTCAGCGACTGCCAGGTCACCGGATCGACGGTGCGGTACACCGCGCACACCCCGGCGGGGGCGACCGCGCGCGACTAG